In one Aeromicrobium wangtongii genomic region, the following are encoded:
- a CDS encoding pyruvate carboxylase codes for MFQKILVANRGEIAIRAIRAAHELGVRTVAVFPYEDRGSEHRVRADEAYEIGERGHPVRAYLDPEAIVAAAVKAGADAIYPGYGFLSENPDLAEACRNAGITFIGPAKEVLELTGNKASAIAAAKAAGVPTLKSVEPSADVDELVAASDVLTYPLFVKAVAGGGGRGMRKVDDPAKLRESIEAAMREADGAFGDPTCFIEEAVIDARHIEVQILADQQGHVVHLYERDCSVQRRHQKVVEIAPAPHLPRETREAMCADAVRFAESIGYSCAGTVEFLLGADGRYVFIEMNPRIQVEHTVTEEVTGVDLVQSQIRIAAGETLADLDLDVQDDIRTRGFALQCRITTEDPANGFRPDTGTITSYRSPGGPGVRLDGGTAFTGATVSAHFDSMLSKLTCRGRDFEAAVTRAERALSEFHIGGISTNIGFLKGLLANPDFRAGHVTTSFIEQHPELLDALGASDPAGKILSWLADVTVNKPHGSSPTSTDPVTKLPLLDLDAPAPDGSRQLLAQLGPEGFAAALRQRDTVGVTDTTFRDAHQSLLATRVRTRDLVQVAPYVARMTPQLLSIEAWGGATYDVALRFLKEDPWDRLAAMREAAPNICLQMLLRGRNTVGYTPYPTEVTDAFVAEAAATGIDIFRIFDALNDVDQMRPAIDAVRATGTAVAEVALCYTGDLSDPDEKLYTLDYYLRLAERIVDAGAHVLAIKDMAGLLRAPAARTLVGALRERFDLPVHLHTHDTPGGQLATLTAAIEAGVDAVDAASAALAGTTSQPPMSALVAATNHSERTTGLDIDAVNALEPYWEATRRLYAPFESGLPAPTGRVYRHEIPGGQLSNLRQQAVALGLGEKFEQIEDMYAAANDILGNVVKVTPSSKVVGDLALHLVAVGADPVAFADDPASFDIPDSVIGFLSGELGDPPGGWPEPFRTKALQGRTSAPKVTELTDDDRAGLAENRRHTLNRLLFPGPTDDFDKARAEFGDLTAVPTEAFLYGMKAGEETEVEVAEGQLLLFGIEAVGDADERGIRNVVGTINGQIRPTEVRDRSVDSKVTSAEKADSGNPQHVAVPFAGVVHALVSKGDTVEPGQAVATIEAMKMEASITAATGGTVARVVIGDTRQAEGGDLLLVLE; via the coding sequence TTGTTCCAGAAGATCCTCGTGGCCAACCGTGGTGAGATCGCCATCCGCGCCATCCGTGCAGCGCACGAGCTAGGCGTCCGGACGGTGGCGGTGTTCCCGTACGAGGACCGCGGCTCAGAGCACCGGGTGCGCGCCGACGAGGCCTACGAGATCGGCGAGCGCGGCCACCCGGTCCGCGCCTACCTGGATCCGGAGGCGATCGTCGCCGCGGCCGTCAAGGCCGGCGCCGACGCGATCTACCCCGGCTACGGCTTCTTGTCGGAGAACCCTGACCTGGCCGAGGCATGCCGGAACGCCGGGATCACCTTCATCGGACCGGCCAAGGAGGTCCTCGAGCTGACCGGCAACAAGGCATCGGCGATTGCCGCGGCCAAGGCCGCCGGGGTGCCGACGCTGAAGTCCGTCGAGCCGTCCGCCGATGTGGACGAGCTCGTCGCTGCCTCGGACGTCCTGACATATCCGCTGTTCGTGAAGGCCGTGGCCGGCGGCGGCGGGCGCGGCATGCGCAAGGTCGATGACCCCGCCAAGCTGCGTGAGTCGATCGAGGCCGCGATGCGCGAGGCCGACGGCGCCTTCGGTGACCCGACGTGCTTCATCGAGGAAGCGGTCATCGACGCCCGCCACATCGAGGTCCAGATCCTGGCCGACCAGCAGGGCCACGTCGTCCACCTGTACGAGCGGGACTGCTCGGTGCAGCGCCGCCACCAAAAGGTCGTCGAGATCGCTCCCGCACCGCACCTGCCGCGCGAGACCCGCGAGGCGATGTGCGCCGATGCGGTGCGGTTCGCCGAATCGATCGGCTACTCGTGCGCCGGAACGGTCGAGTTCCTGCTCGGTGCCGACGGCCGCTACGTGTTCATCGAGATGAACCCGCGCATCCAGGTCGAGCACACTGTGACCGAGGAGGTCACTGGCGTCGACCTGGTGCAGTCGCAGATCCGCATCGCGGCCGGCGAGACGCTGGCCGATCTGGACCTCGACGTCCAGGACGACATCCGGACGCGGGGCTTCGCGCTGCAGTGCCGCATCACCACCGAGGACCCCGCCAACGGGTTCCGCCCCGACACCGGAACGATCACCTCGTACCGCTCCCCGGGCGGTCCGGGCGTCCGCCTGGACGGCGGCACGGCGTTCACCGGCGCCACGGTCAGCGCCCACTTCGACTCCATGTTGTCCAAGCTGACCTGCCGTGGCCGTGACTTCGAGGCGGCCGTGACCCGGGCCGAGCGCGCCTTGAGCGAGTTCCACATCGGCGGCATCTCGACCAACATCGGCTTCCTCAAGGGCCTGCTGGCCAATCCGGACTTCCGGGCCGGTCACGTCACGACCTCGTTCATCGAGCAGCACCCCGAGCTGCTTGACGCGCTGGGGGCGTCCGACCCGGCCGGCAAGATCTTGTCGTGGCTCGCCGACGTCACGGTCAACAAGCCGCACGGCTCCTCGCCCACCAGCACCGATCCGGTCACGAAGCTGCCGCTCCTGGACCTGGACGCGCCGGCGCCGGACGGATCCCGTCAGCTGCTGGCCCAGCTGGGGCCCGAGGGCTTCGCGGCGGCGCTGCGCCAGCGCGACACCGTCGGTGTCACGGACACGACCTTCCGCGACGCCCACCAGTCGCTGCTCGCGACCCGCGTCCGCACCCGCGACCTGGTGCAGGTCGCGCCGTACGTCGCCCGGATGACGCCGCAGCTGCTGAGCATCGAGGCCTGGGGCGGCGCGACGTACGACGTCGCGCTGCGGTTCCTCAAGGAGGACCCGTGGGACCGGCTGGCCGCGATGCGCGAGGCCGCCCCCAACATCTGCCTGCAGATGCTGCTGCGCGGACGCAACACGGTCGGCTACACGCCGTACCCGACCGAGGTGACCGACGCATTCGTCGCCGAGGCGGCCGCGACCGGCATCGACATCTTCCGCATCTTCGACGCGCTCAACGACGTCGACCAGATGCGTCCGGCGATCGATGCGGTCCGGGCGACCGGAACGGCCGTCGCCGAGGTCGCGCTGTGCTACACCGGTGACCTGTCCGATCCGGACGAGAAGCTGTACACGCTGGACTACTACCTGCGGCTGGCCGAGCGCATCGTCGACGCCGGTGCCCACGTCCTGGCGATCAAGGACATGGCCGGGCTGCTGCGCGCACCCGCCGCGCGGACGCTGGTGGGCGCGCTGCGCGAGCGGTTCGACCTGCCGGTGCACCTGCACACCCACGACACCCCCGGCGGTCAGCTCGCGACGCTGACCGCGGCGATCGAGGCGGGCGTCGACGCGGTCGACGCGGCGTCAGCCGCCCTGGCCGGCACGACGTCCCAGCCGCCGATGTCGGCGCTGGTCGCCGCGACGAACCACTCGGAGCGGACGACCGGCCTGGACATCGACGCGGTCAACGCGCTGGAGCCGTACTGGGAGGCCACCCGCCGCCTGTACGCGCCGTTCGAGTCCGGGCTCCCGGCACCGACCGGCCGGGTGTACCGCCACGAGATCCCCGGCGGCCAGCTGTCGAACCTGCGCCAGCAGGCCGTCGCGCTCGGCTTGGGAGAGAAGTTCGAGCAGATCGAGGACATGTACGCCGCGGCCAACGACATCCTCGGCAACGTCGTGAAGGTGACGCCGTCGTCCAAGGTCGTCGGCGACCTGGCGCTGCACCTGGTGGCCGTCGGCGCCGATCCGGTCGCCTTCGCCGACGACCCGGCCTCGTTCGACATCCCCGACTCGGTCATCGGCTTCCTGTCCGGCGAGCTGGGCGATCCGCCCGGTGGCTGGCCCGAGCCGTTCCGCACCAAGGCGCTGCAGGGCCGCACCAGTGCGCCGAAGGTCACCGAGCTGACCGACGACGACCGGGCCGGCCTGGCCGAGAATCGCCGGCACACGTTGAACCGGCTGCTCTTCCCCGGACCGACCGATGACTTCGACAAGGCCCGCGCGGAGTTCGGCGACCTGACCGCGGTGCCCACCGAGGCCTTCCTCTACGGCATGAAGGCCGGCGAGGAGACCGAGGTCGAGGTCGCCGAGGGACAGCTGCTGCTGTTCGGCATCGAGGCGGTCGGCGACGCCGACGAGCGTGGCATCCGCAACGTCGTCGGCACGATCAACGGTCAGATCAGGCCCACCGAGGTCCGCGACCGGTCGGTCGACTCCAAGGTCACCTCTGCGGAGAAGGCCGACTCCGGCAACCCGCAGCATGTCGCGGTGCCGTTCGCCGGCGTCGTCCACGCGCTGGTGTCCAAGGGCGACACGGTGGAGCCCGGGCAGGCCGTCGCCACGATCGAGGCCATGAAGATGGAGGCGTCGATCACCGCGGCCACCGGCGGCACCGTCGCGCGGGTGGTCATCGGCGACACCCGCCAGGCCGAGGGCGGCGATCTGCTGCTCGTCCTGGAGTAG
- a CDS encoding GPI inositol-deacylase: protein MGDDLQIRGGAGGVTASYEDMLSYASVLDDAGDDLRAKSGDLLKLMVDGDILQAAVLCPGEVAGVEAAIDAVATGPDGALWTSGELEVTARFLRLSVTTMRETDELLAGAQELVWNVSGWTAGLLAPAAAVAGLGVLASNPLLAALLLRNKDALLSDLQTTLYDNPWMLEALTRMAPGMIQGGAFSLASLIPGGPLALMAMTDGNWPSGDYSSAIAGLLALAGKGGLLEDTGDFRVDPVKDSEIDIDIDGDNALRTIFEQQDRIGDTPGQVQVIRVDHGDGDPSWIVQIPGTQVWDPKRGDNPVDLTSNVNMMAMPDQTVIEQQVADAMRAAGIGPGQDVMLTGHSQGGITAASMATDPDLLDEFDIKSVVTGGSPIGRFDIPDDISVLSLEHLQDVVPKLDGTDNPDRPNWTTVTRELSDAEGTAKGQRGPGPAHSLPNYADSGADVDASDDPGIEDWRRDQEQFFNGDASGTRYQISPEKR from the coding sequence GTGGGTGACGATCTGCAGATCCGCGGCGGCGCCGGCGGCGTGACGGCCTCGTACGAGGACATGCTGAGCTACGCGTCGGTGCTCGACGACGCCGGGGACGACCTGCGCGCCAAGAGCGGCGACCTGCTCAAGCTGATGGTCGACGGTGACATCCTGCAGGCAGCGGTGCTGTGCCCCGGTGAGGTCGCCGGCGTCGAGGCCGCCATCGACGCAGTGGCCACCGGCCCCGACGGGGCGCTGTGGACCAGCGGTGAGCTGGAGGTCACCGCCCGTTTCCTGCGCCTGAGCGTCACCACGATGCGAGAGACCGACGAGCTGCTGGCCGGAGCCCAGGAGCTCGTCTGGAACGTCAGCGGATGGACCGCGGGACTCCTGGCGCCCGCGGCAGCAGTCGCCGGTCTCGGGGTGCTCGCCTCCAACCCGCTGCTGGCCGCCCTTCTGCTGCGCAACAAGGACGCACTGCTGTCCGACCTGCAGACCACCCTGTACGACAATCCGTGGATGCTCGAGGCACTGACGCGCATGGCGCCGGGCATGATCCAGGGCGGCGCCTTCTCGCTCGCGAGCCTCATACCGGGGGGCCCGCTGGCTCTCATGGCCATGACGGATGGCAACTGGCCGAGCGGCGACTACTCCAGCGCGATCGCCGGCCTGCTCGCCCTGGCGGGCAAGGGCGGACTGCTGGAGGACACCGGCGACTTCCGCGTCGACCCGGTGAAGGACTCCGAGATCGACATCGACATCGATGGCGACAACGCCCTGCGCACGATCTTCGAGCAGCAGGACCGGATCGGCGACACGCCCGGTCAGGTGCAGGTCATCCGCGTCGACCACGGCGACGGGGACCCGTCGTGGATCGTGCAGATCCCCGGCACCCAGGTCTGGGACCCGAAGCGGGGCGACAACCCGGTCGACCTGACCTCGAACGTCAACATGATGGCCATGCCCGACCAGACCGTCATCGAGCAGCAGGTCGCCGACGCCATGCGCGCGGCCGGCATCGGCCCCGGCCAGGACGTCATGCTGACCGGCCACAGCCAAGGCGGTATCACCGCCGCGTCGATGGCCACCGATCCTGATCTGCTCGACGAGTTCGACATCAAGAGCGTCGTGACCGGCGGTTCGCCCATCGGGCGCTTCGACATCCCCGACGACATCTCGGTGCTCTCGCTGGAGCACCTCCAGGACGTCGTGCCCAAGCTCGACGGAACCGACAACCCCGACCGGCCGAACTGGACGACCGTCACCCGCGAGCTCAGCGACGCCGAGGGCACGGCAAAGGGTCAGCGTGGCCCCGGACCCGCACACTCGCTGCCCAACTACGCCGACAGCGGGGCCGACGTCGATGCGTCCGACGACCCCGGCATCGAGGACTGGCGTCGCGATCAGGAGCAGTTCTTCAACGGCGATGCGAGCGGCACCCGCTACCAGATCTCCCCGGAGAAGCGATGA
- a CDS encoding RNA-binding protein has translation MSRLLLVVVAVTWLISGCGAGASDGPERPDYTPVPDHKLISQVAALPGVERADLSYNDAWPEHSYIATITLSSDADAQLVLDTIYAKLWQGRPGAGILVEAQQNGSVVRLDAFGGKPTTRIALEKRYGPQPGSGTPPTD, from the coding sequence ATGAGCCGCCTGCTGCTCGTTGTCGTCGCCGTCACCTGGCTGATCTCCGGCTGCGGTGCCGGCGCATCGGATGGTCCCGAGCGCCCCGACTACACCCCCGTTCCCGACCACAAGTTGATCTCGCAGGTCGCGGCACTGCCCGGGGTGGAGCGTGCAGACCTCAGCTACAACGACGCCTGGCCGGAACATTCCTACATCGCCACCATCACGCTCAGCTCCGACGCCGACGCCCAACTCGTGCTGGACACCATCTACGCCAAGCTGTGGCAAGGACGTCCCGGCGCAGGCATCCTCGTGGAGGCGCAGCAGAACGGGTCCGTGGTGCGACTCGATGCCTTCGGCGGCAAGCCCACCACCCGCATCGCGCTGGAGAAGCGCTACGGGCCGCAGCCCGGCAGCGGCACGCCCCCGACGGACTGA
- a CDS encoding NAD(+)/NADH kinase, producing MSLRPRAVVVHRRSEYDDLIGRHGTHGQAEFYLAQRGRDIAEVQQRHYALAAAMSQVSAGLPLQWRRVEVERDELDRFVFGPEDVVIAVGQDGLVANVAKYLTGQPVVGVNPEPQWNPGILAPHAPDAVTGVLSSLARGAASTEDRTMVEAVTDDGQELRALNELFIGHPTHQSARYVIQAEGREERHSSSGILAGTGTGATGWLRSSWQERRSELALPQPTSPELCWFVREAWPSPATGATFTEGIVPDAGSLVVAVESDRLVCFGDGIEADSMSLSWGQRLTVRRSSYRLRLVR from the coding sequence GTGAGCCTGCGGCCCCGCGCGGTCGTGGTGCACCGGCGCTCGGAGTACGACGACCTCATCGGCCGGCACGGCACGCACGGGCAGGCCGAGTTCTACCTGGCGCAGCGCGGGCGCGACATCGCCGAGGTGCAGCAGCGTCATTACGCGCTGGCGGCCGCGATGAGCCAGGTGTCGGCCGGGCTGCCGCTGCAGTGGCGCCGCGTGGAGGTCGAGCGGGACGAGCTCGACCGATTCGTGTTCGGGCCGGAGGACGTCGTGATCGCGGTCGGCCAGGACGGCCTGGTGGCCAATGTGGCCAAGTACCTGACCGGCCAGCCCGTCGTCGGGGTCAACCCGGAGCCGCAGTGGAACCCCGGGATCCTGGCGCCCCACGCGCCGGACGCGGTGACCGGGGTCCTGTCGTCGCTCGCCCGCGGCGCCGCGTCGACCGAGGACCGCACGATGGTCGAGGCCGTGACCGACGACGGGCAGGAGCTGCGGGCGCTCAACGAGCTGTTCATCGGGCATCCGACCCATCAGTCCGCGCGGTACGTCATCCAGGCCGAGGGTCGCGAGGAGCGGCACTCGTCCTCCGGCATCCTTGCCGGCACCGGGACCGGCGCCACGGGATGGTTGCGTTCGAGCTGGCAGGAGCGGCGCAGCGAGCTCGCCCTCCCGCAGCCGACCTCGCCCGAGCTGTGCTGGTTCGTGCGCGAGGCCTGGCCATCACCGGCGACGGGCGCGACGTTCACCGAGGGGATCGTGCCCGACGCGGGCTCGCTGGTCGTCGCCGTCGAGTCCGACCGCCTGGTGTGCTTCGGCGACGGCATCGAGGCGGACTCGATGTCACTGTCCTGGGGGCAGCGCCTGACGGTTCGCCGGTCCTCGTACCGGCTCCGCCTCGTGCGCTAG
- a CDS encoding SPFH domain-containing protein: MNHLRSDPTSFVLQLRAGKVKRSGAGVSFWFRPSTAALAEVPLDDREQALMFQARTADFQLVTVQATVTYRVSDPAVAATRIDFGIDPRTGDWNARPLERLGGLLTELAQQPALEYLAGVSLGDALAHGIGPVRQRVAEQLAGDQRLVERGLSVTDVRVVAIRAEADLERALQTPTRERVQQEADRATFERRAVAVENERAIAENELQNQIELARREEELVVQRGQNERKRASEQAEADKIATTAKAERQGLMAKADADRTRELGDADATAEAAKFAAYTEVDQSKLLALALRELAANVPPITHLSLTPELLGPLLDRLGDGRETVSE; encoded by the coding sequence GTGAACCACCTGAGGTCGGACCCGACCTCCTTCGTCCTCCAGCTCAGGGCCGGCAAGGTCAAGCGTTCCGGGGCCGGGGTGTCGTTCTGGTTCCGGCCGAGCACGGCGGCGCTGGCCGAGGTGCCCCTGGACGACCGGGAGCAGGCGCTGATGTTCCAGGCCCGTACCGCGGACTTCCAGCTCGTCACGGTCCAGGCGACCGTGACCTACCGGGTGTCCGATCCGGCCGTGGCCGCGACCCGCATCGATTTCGGCATCGATCCGCGCACCGGCGACTGGAACGCCCGTCCCCTCGAGCGGCTGGGCGGACTGCTGACCGAGCTGGCGCAGCAGCCGGCCCTGGAGTACCTGGCCGGTGTCTCGCTGGGCGACGCCCTGGCCCACGGCATCGGTCCGGTGCGTCAGCGGGTGGCCGAGCAGCTCGCCGGCGACCAGCGCCTCGTCGAGCGGGGCCTGTCGGTCACCGACGTCCGCGTCGTGGCGATCCGCGCGGAGGCCGATCTCGAGCGCGCCCTCCAGACCCCCACGCGCGAGCGCGTCCAGCAGGAGGCCGACCGGGCGACGTTCGAACGACGCGCCGTTGCGGTCGAGAACGAGCGAGCCATCGCCGAGAACGAGCTGCAGAACCAGATCGAGCTCGCCCGCCGCGAGGAGGAGCTGGTGGTCCAGCGCGGTCAGAACGAGCGCAAGCGGGCCAGCGAGCAGGCCGAGGCCGACAAGATCGCCACCACGGCCAAGGCCGAGCGGCAGGGCCTGATGGCGAAGGCCGATGCCGACCGGACCCGCGAGCTGGGCGACGCCGACGCGACGGCTGAGGCAGCGAAGTTCGCCGCGTACACCGAGGTGGACCAGAGCAAGCTGCTGGCGCTCGCGCTGCGTGAGCTGGCCGCGAACGTTCCGCCCATCACGCACCTGAGCCTGACCCCCGAGCTGCTGGGGCCGCTGCTGGACCGGCTCGGCGACGGACGGGAGACGGTGTCGGAGTGA
- a CDS encoding heat shock protein transcriptional repressor HspR produces the protein MADRSSKPEQDGARFQPPGPDAKVFVISVAAELSGLHPQTLRTYDRLGLVAPGRTGGGGRRYSLRDIELLRTVARLTAEGLGLEGVKRVIELENQVMALQAKVAELQAELAQSRQVQNLPARVTDNQVVIWRKVRR, from the coding sequence ATGGCCGATCGGTCGTCGAAGCCGGAGCAGGACGGCGCGAGGTTCCAACCGCCCGGCCCCGATGCGAAGGTGTTCGTCATCAGCGTCGCCGCGGAGCTGTCGGGGCTGCACCCGCAGACACTGCGCACGTACGACCGGCTGGGCCTGGTGGCGCCGGGACGTACGGGCGGCGGCGGGCGCCGGTACTCGCTGCGCGACATCGAGCTGCTGCGCACCGTCGCCCGGCTGACCGCCGAGGGCCTCGGCCTGGAAGGCGTCAAGCGCGTCATCGAGCTGGAGAACCAGGTCATGGCCCTGCAGGCCAAGGTCGCCGAGCTCCAGGCCGAGCTGGCCCAGTCGCGGCAGGTGCAGAACCTGCCCGCCCGGGTCACCGACAACCAGGTCGTCATCTGGCGCAAGGTGCGCCGCTGA